The DNA segment TTCTTTGGCCCAAAAATTCAAGCCGCGAGTGCCTAGAGGTCTATGTGGTAAGCGATAAAAGAGAACAGGTGATAAGGCTACGCCTGATCTCAGGTGCCAACCACAACTGCCAACCACAACGTATTCAGGGTAATGAAGGTAACGAATTCATTTCAAAAACAATATTCACTATAATGATAGTCGCTTAAACAGAAATTCTGGGATATGAACGATTACCAGCATAATAAGACGCCAAACTGGCTTTGAATAAACAATATCCTTTTTCTTTTCTACAGCAGCTAAAATATCAGAAGCGACCTCTTCCGGCTGTGCTGTTAAAGCGTCTGGAAGCTTCAAGTGCTCAGTCATAGCTGTATGCACAAAACCCGGCTTTACTGTAATAATCTGAACATCTTTTTTATTAAGCCTATTCCGGAGACCGGATAGAAAAGCAGTGAATCCAGCTTTAGCACTACCGTAAACATAGTTACTTGCACGTCCTCTGTCTCCCGCTACAGAACTAATTCCAACAATAAAGCCAGCCCCTCTTTCCTCAAACTTTTGTGCAAAACGGCTAAGAAGTGAGACCGCCCCCGTAAAGTTCGTATCAATAATGACCTTCGCTTCATTGAAATCTTTTTCCGCCCTTAGCTGATCTCCTAAATAACCAAAGGCGCAAATAACCCCATCCGGTTCTACTGGAAGAGAGGTTGTAAACTGTTCGTGACTAGTAAAGTTTCTCGCATCAAAAGTAACAGGATAGACATTTTGATCAGAGCGAACACGAATATCACTAGCAAGAACTTCCAATTTTTCAATATCACGTGCAGCTAAAATAATATCAAACCCTGCTCGGGCAAACGAACGAGCACAGTCTAGAGCAATATCAGATGAAGCACCGAGAATTAGAAGTGATTTTGTCATATTTACTCCCCAATACCTAGCCGTATGCTCTGAAGAGATTTAAACTTATTGGAAGGATCCCACTTTGCCTTTAGCTCTCGAAAGGCATTTGCCGCTTTTCCATACCCCTTATCAAAGACTCCTTCTGGCAAGCGACTATCTTTCGTTAAATAGTGACATCCACCATAATCAAGAACCATAGCGTCTAACTCATCAAGCAGTGGGAACAGCGATGAAGTAACGGGAAAATCAAGAGCAAGCGTATATCCTTCACGCGGAAAAGAAATCGTTCCCTTATCACCCTTTCCGAACAGTTTTAGCACAGCAAGGAACGACCCTTGCCCGCTTGCACTAATTTTTGAAAGAATTTCTGTGAGCCCCTCTGCACTTGCCTCCTTGGGCAGCACAAACTGATACTGGGTAAAACCACGGCGACCATAAATCTTATTCCAATTGTAAATCGCATCGAGTGGATAAAAGAACGTATCATAGTCTACGATCTGCTCTGTGCTTTTTTTCGGAGCCTTACCGTAATAAAGAGCATTAAATGCACGGACGCTTAAAGAGGTCAAAGCAAGAGAAGGAAAGTTAACTGGAATATTCAATTTACGCTTGTCAGGAACAGTTAGAGCTTGTTGCTTTTGTTTCTTAGGCAGTTCTTCTGCAGCAACAAAATCTCCCCGCATCAAAACCGAACGCCCAAGTCCGCTACCACCTTGCAAGCAGTCAATCCAAGCTACAGAAAATGTCGAGTTTTCAGACTCCTCAAAGTGTTTCATAGCTTCAAACAAATTGGAAGCTTTAACAGTTTCCTGCTTAATGAATGAACTAGATACCCTGACAAGATTTATAGATGCACGTAGCACAACCCCAAGCATTCCTTGTCCACCGCTCATCCCCCAGAACAACTCAGCATTTTCTGAAGGTGTACAACGAAGAATGCAACCATCCGCAGTCATTACATCCATCCAGTTAACATGGCGTGAAAATGTTCCACTTTCATGATGGTTTTTGCCATGCACATCAGAACCAATAGCACCACCAATAGAAACATATTTGGTTCCCGGAGTAACAGGCAAGAACCATCCCCTTGGAACAAACACATCAAGAATATCTTCTATGGTAACACCAGCTTCACAGACAAGCTCCCCAGTGGACTTATCAAAACTTATGAACCGATCGAAATGCTTAGTGGAAACAATCATTGTCCCGTTTAACGCACTATCCCCGTAACAACGCCCCATACCACGAGAAATCAAGGATTCTGATGTGGCAAGAGTATGTTTCAATTGCTCGTCATTGCGAAAAGCAAAAAGCTCACTATTTACAACAGGGTAATTTCCCCAGTTACTAATTTTCATCTGCTTCCCACATTAGTTGAATGTAAAATAGTTATGCCCAAGGTAGCTTGTCACAGTAAGCAAAGACAGGGCTAAAATGTGTGCAATTTCTTGCTGATACACAACAATATTTAGAAACGGCAAGACATGCTCCACAAGAACGACACTTACAATAAGCGTCTGCGATACCCCCCAAGCATTCACAGCTATAAATCTGGCAACTTCACTTTTTTTTGAGCGGGTAGAAGATTTTTTTTGGGGAAAAGCAAAAAATTTAAACAAGATAAAAGCAATGAACATCCCGACCAGATACGCGATGACAATTGCTACTTCAAATGCAACAAATTTACTTAAGATAAATCTGACTAAGAGATTCACCAACGTTGCTATCCCCCCCAGAAACAGAAAGCGAAGGAAGGGCTTATATGATCTAACTATGAAATCAGGCATTGATCTACAAATAAATTAAAAACATAAAATGCGTGAGCCAGCCTAAAATTATCAGCTGAAGAAACTTATCTGTATATATTAAACGGGTGGGTGAGGCTGAGTTAGAAAAGATGAGAACCTGCTGAAAATAACGCATTACGCCTAATATCACCCATGCAGAAGTCAAAAAAGTAAACTTACTGGAATAGTGAATCATTACTTGTTCTGAGGTCGTATACATCAGGTAGCAAACAATATTAATTGCTGCCATTAATTGCATTGCTTGTAGCAAAAATGCTTGATTATACCCTTGCAAGCTCTTGCGGACAATATTTCCCGATTTTTGTTGAATTGATACATCGTCATACCTCTTGCCTAGAGCTAAGAGCATTGAAAGCAAAAACGTCATTAAGATAAGCCAGTGACTTACGGTAACACCGGCAAGATAGGCTCCAAGATAGACACGCAAAACAAAACCGATTGCAATACAACAAACATCTAAGACTGCTATTTTTTTAAATTTTACTGTATAAAAGACATTTAAAACGACATAGCCCACAATGAATAAGTATGCGGGAAAACCTAGCATCCATGCCAGTAGTAACGCCAAGCCCCAAATACATATGCATATCTTTACTGCAGTTTTTATAGGAATAGCTCCACTTGCAATAGGTCGATTACACTTTGTCGGATGGTTACGATCATCTGCGGCATCAAGTATGTCATTAAAAACATATACTCCACTTGCTGCAAAACAAAATGCTGCAAAACCTAAAGCAACATGCTGCAATATTGTAAAATTACCAACTACTCCCCCAAAAAAAACCGGAATAAAAATAAAACAGTTTTTTATGTAGTGTGTTGGCCGTAGCAGAGATACTACTTGCTTCAATCTCATGTTGCGCTCATCCGATATAGGTTGGTGTTAAGATATGGTA comes from the Halodesulfovibrio marinisediminis DSM 17456 genome and includes:
- a CDS encoding SDR family oxidoreductase codes for the protein MTKSLLILGASSDIALDCARSFARAGFDIILAARDIEKLEVLASDIRVRSDQNVYPVTFDARNFTSHEQFTTSLPVEPDGVICAFGYLGDQLRAEKDFNEAKVIIDTNFTGAVSLLSRFAQKFEERGAGFIVGISSVAGDRGRASNYVYGSAKAGFTAFLSGLRNRLNKKDVQIITVKPGFVHTAMTEHLKLPDALTAQPEEVASDILAAVEKKKDIVYSKPVWRLIMLVIVHIPEFLFKRLSL
- a CDS encoding FAD-binding oxidoreductase encodes the protein MKISNWGNYPVVNSELFAFRNDEQLKHTLATSESLISRGMGRCYGDSALNGTMIVSTKHFDRFISFDKSTGELVCEAGVTIEDILDVFVPRGWFLPVTPGTKYVSIGGAIGSDVHGKNHHESGTFSRHVNWMDVMTADGCILRCTPSENAELFWGMSGGQGMLGVVLRASINLVRVSSSFIKQETVKASNLFEAMKHFEESENSTFSVAWIDCLQGGSGLGRSVLMRGDFVAAEELPKKQKQQALTVPDKRKLNIPVNFPSLALTSLSVRAFNALYYGKAPKKSTEQIVDYDTFFYPLDAIYNWNKIYGRRGFTQYQFVLPKEASAEGLTEILSKISASGQGSFLAVLKLFGKGDKGTISFPREGYTLALDFPVTSSLFPLLDELDAMVLDYGGCHYLTKDSRLPEGVFDKGYGKAANAFRELKAKWDPSNKFKSLQSIRLGIGE
- a CDS encoding GtrA family protein, giving the protein MPDFIVRSYKPFLRFLFLGGIATLVNLLVRFILSKFVAFEVAIVIAYLVGMFIAFILFKFFAFPQKKSSTRSKKSEVARFIAVNAWGVSQTLIVSVVLVEHVLPFLNIVVYQQEIAHILALSLLTVTSYLGHNYFTFN
- a CDS encoding UbiA prenyltransferase family protein; translation: MRLKQVVSLLRPTHYIKNCFIFIPVFFGGVVGNFTILQHVALGFAAFCFAASGVYVFNDILDAADDRNHPTKCNRPIASGAIPIKTAVKICICIWGLALLLAWMLGFPAYLFIVGYVVLNVFYTVKFKKIAVLDVCCIAIGFVLRVYLGAYLAGVTVSHWLILMTFLLSMLLALGKRYDDVSIQQKSGNIVRKSLQGYNQAFLLQAMQLMAAINIVCYLMYTTSEQVMIHYSSKFTFLTSAWVILGVMRYFQQVLIFSNSASPTRLIYTDKFLQLIILGWLTHFMFLIYL